The nucleotide window GAAGTGCGCGCCCGTGGCGGCGCTCCACAGGCTCGGGTTGATGCCCACGAACAGCAGGCGCAGCGGGTCCGGGAGCAGGTCCGGCACGGTGCGGTCGCGGAACTCCTGGAGCTCGGCCTGGGTGAAGCGCATGCCGACACCCTGGCACAGGTACCCTGGCCCTTGCCCGTCCTCGTCCGCATCACGCCCCTGGAGGCTCCATGTCGTCTCGCATCCATCATCCCGGACTGAAGGCCAAGGTGATGTCCGCGGCGGAGGCGGCGGCGTTCATCCAGCCGGGGACCACGGTGGGCATGAGCGGCTTCACCGGATCGGGCTACCCGAAGGCCGTGCCCATGGCTCTCGCCGAGCGCATCAAGGCCGCGCACGCCCGCGGCGAGGACTTCCGCATCAACCTCCACACCGGCGCCTCCACGTCCACGGAGATGGACGGCGCGCTCGCCGAGGCCGACGGCGTCGCGCTGCGCACCCCGTTCAACACGGACCCCACGATGCGCGCGAGGATCAACGCGGGCGAGACCGAGTACGTCGACACGCACCTCTCCCACCTGGCCCAGACCGTGTGGGAGGGCTTCTACGGCCCGATGCACACCGCCGTGGTCGAGGTGTCCGCGATCCGGGAGAACGGCCGGCTCGTGCCGAGCTCGTCCGTGGGCAACAACAAGTCCTGGCTGGACCTCGCAGACCAGGTGATCCTCGAGGTGAACTCGTGGCAGAGCGAGGACCTGGACGGCCTGCACGACGTCTACTACGAGACCGCCCTGCCGCCGCACCGCAAGCCGGTCGGGGTCACCCACCCGGCGGATCGCATCGGCGTCACGGACTTCGGCGTGGATCCGGCCAAGGTGGTGGCCGTCGTCGAGACCCATGCGCCGGACCGCAACTCGGCGTTCAAGCCCGCCGACGCCGACTCGGTGGCCATCGCCCAGCACCTCGTGGAGTTCTTCGAGCACGAGGTGGCCCAGGGCCGGTACGACGAGCGCCTGCTGCCGTTGCAGTCGGGCGTGGGCAACGTGGCGAACGCCGTGATGGCCGAACTCGTGAAGTCCCGCTTCCACGGGCTGACCGCCTTCACCGAGGTGGTGCAGGACGGCATGCTCGACGCGCTGGACTCGGGAACCCTCTCCATGGCCTCGTGCACGGCGTTCTCGCTCTCCACGGAGGCCGCCGAGCGCTTCAACTCCCACGTGAACCAGTACCGGGACAAGCTCATCATCCGCACCCAGGAGATCTCCAACCACCCGGAGCTCGTGCGCCGCCTCGGCATCCTGGCGATGAACGGCATGCTCGAGGCCGACCTCTACGGCAACGTGAACTCCACGCACCTCATGGGCACGAAGATGATGAACGGCCTCGGCGGCTCCGGCGACTTCGCCCGCAACGCGTTCACCTCGTTCTTCCTCACGCCGTCCGTCGCGAAGAACGGGGCGATCTCCTGCATCGTGCCGATGGTCTCCCACGTGGACCACACCGAGCACGACGTGCACGTGCTCGTCACCGAGCAGGGCCTGGCCGACCTGCGCGGCCTCTCCCCCAAGCAGCGCGCCCGGGTGGTCATCGACAAGTGCGCCCACCCGGACTACCGCGAGCAGCTGCGGGACTACTTCGACCGCGCGATGCGTGAGTCGGAGGGTCTGCACACCCCGCACCTGTTGGGCGAGGCCCTGTCCTGGCACCAGCGCTTCCTCGAGACCGGGACGATGCGTCACGGCTGACGGCCCGCCGGACCGGACACCTGCGGGACACCTGCGGAACGGGCCGCGCCTCGCGGCGGGGTGAGATCACGCCGGCTCCGGGCACGTGCCCGGAGCCGGCGTGGGACCGCAGGGCCGACGACGGCGTCAGCGGCGCCCGCCCTGCTCCCGCTCGGGGATTCCCGCGGCCCACAGGGCGGCCGCGATGAGGGCGGGCTGGCCGAACAGCCGCGCCAGGCGGCGGCCGTCCGTGTCCAGCCCGAAGCCGTCCTTGCGCTCGGCGTACTGCCCGATGTTCCCGGGGTAGATCGCCGTGTAGAAGGCCGCCAGGGCGGTGCCGGTCAGGCGGCGCTGCCCGGGGAGCGCCAGCAGAGCGGCCCCAAGGCCGATCTCAGCCACGCCGGATCCGAGCACCACGAGGTCCGCCGGGAGCGGGACCCACGAGGGCACCTGGGCGCGGAACTCACGGCGCGCCACGGTGAGGTGGGACAGCCCCGCGGCGGTCATGAACCCGCCGAGGCCGAGGCGGGCGGCGGTCTGGGAGAGGGGGGCGGACTGCCGGCGCTTCGTCATCACGCCTCCCCGAGCTCGAGGACGACGTCGATGTTGCCCCGGGTGGCGTTCGAATAGGGGCACACCTGATGCGCCTGCTCCATGAGGGCGCGGGCCTGGTCCGCGGGGACGTTGGGCAGCACGACCTCGAGGGTGACCTCCAGGCCGAAGCCCTCACCCTGGCGGCCGATGCCCACGCGCGCGCCGACGGAGGAGTCGGTGATGTCGGCACGGGAGGCGCGGGCGACCATCTGCAGGGCCGAGTGGAAGCACGCGGCGTAGCCGGCGGCGAACAGCTGCTCGGGGTTGGTGCCCTGGCCGGAGCCGCCCATCTCGGTGGGCACGGCGAGGTCGAGGTCGACCCGCCCGTCGGTGGTGCGGACATGGCCGTCGCGGCCGGCGCCGGTGCTGAGCGCCTCGGCGGTGTAGATGGTCTCCATGAGAGGTCCTTTCATCCGCCCGCCCCGTGCGGGACGAGTCGGCTCCAGCCTGCCACCCGGTCAGGTCGCGCGCAACCAAGTTGTTCCCCAGCGACCACTAGAATGCTCCCATGGATGCCGCGCCGACCCCCAGCCTCGCCCTCGAGGACCAGCTCTGCTTCGCCCTGCACCGGGCGACGCGCGCCGTCACGCGCGGCTACGGCCCCCTGCTCTCCCGCCTCGGCCTCACCTACCCGCAGTACCTCGTGATGCTCACCCTGTGGCAGGTGGGGAGTGACGCCTCGGCTGAGACGGAGGCGTCGACGTCGGACGCCGCCGGCGCACTGGGGGTCGGCGCGCTGCGGGACCGGCTCGGCATGGACAACGGGACGATCACACCCCTGGTGCGGCGCCTCGCCGGCATGGGGCTCGTCACGCGGGAGCGCGACGTCCACGACGAGCGACGCGTGCTGGTCCGGCTGACGGACGAGGGACGAGCGCTGCGGGAGTCCGCCCGGACGGTCCCGGTGGACGCACTCACCCGGATCCCCCTCGACGCCACCGAGCGCCAGGTCCTCATGGACCTGCTGAACCGGATCACCGAGGCCGTCGGGCCGCGCTGAGCCGGCGGGAGCGGCCCGCGCGCCGAGCGCGGGTCAGCGCACCCGGTCCAGGATCGCCCGGGCGACGGCGTCCGCCTCGCGCTCAGGCAGCCAGTGGTCCGCGTCGAGCGCCACGAACCGGTACTCCCCCGCCACCTGCCCCGCCGTGAGCTCGGCGGCCCGCGGGCCCAAGGCCGCATCCCGAGTGCC belongs to Micrococcus sp. 2A and includes:
- a CDS encoding acetyl-CoA hydrolase/transferase family protein, which produces MSSRIHHPGLKAKVMSAAEAAAFIQPGTTVGMSGFTGSGYPKAVPMALAERIKAAHARGEDFRINLHTGASTSTEMDGALAEADGVALRTPFNTDPTMRARINAGETEYVDTHLSHLAQTVWEGFYGPMHTAVVEVSAIRENGRLVPSSSVGNNKSWLDLADQVILEVNSWQSEDLDGLHDVYYETALPPHRKPVGVTHPADRIGVTDFGVDPAKVVAVVETHAPDRNSAFKPADADSVAIAQHLVEFFEHEVAQGRYDERLLPLQSGVGNVANAVMAELVKSRFHGLTAFTEVVQDGMLDALDSGTLSMASCTAFSLSTEAAERFNSHVNQYRDKLIIRTQEISNHPELVRRLGILAMNGMLEADLYGNVNSTHLMGTKMMNGLGGSGDFARNAFTSFFLTPSVAKNGAISCIVPMVSHVDHTEHDVHVLVTEQGLADLRGLSPKQRARVVIDKCAHPDYREQLRDYFDRAMRESEGLHTPHLLGEALSWHQRFLETGTMRHG
- a CDS encoding organic hydroperoxide resistance protein, whose protein sequence is METIYTAEALSTGAGRDGHVRTTDGRVDLDLAVPTEMGGSGQGTNPEQLFAAGYAACFHSALQMVARASRADITDSSVGARVGIGRQGEGFGLEVTLEVVLPNVPADQARALMEQAHQVCPYSNATRGNIDVVLELGEA
- a CDS encoding MarR family transcriptional regulator; this encodes MDAAPTPSLALEDQLCFALHRATRAVTRGYGPLLSRLGLTYPQYLVMLTLWQVGSDASAETEASTSDAAGALGVGALRDRLGMDNGTITPLVRRLAGMGLVTRERDVHDERRVLVRLTDEGRALRESARTVPVDALTRIPLDATERQVLMDLLNRITEAVGPR